The following is a genomic window from Mycolicibacterium sp. TY81.
GTGGCGATGTCGACGTTGCCGGTGCGCTCACCGTTGCCGAACACACAGCCCTCGACGCGTTGCGCCCCGGCCAGGACTGCCAATTCGGCGCAGGCCACGCCGGTCCCCCGGTCATTGTGCGGGTGCACCGACAGGATCACCGCATCGCGCCGGGCCAGATTCCGGTGCATGTACTCGATCTGGTCGGCGTATACGTTCGGCGTCGCAACCTCAACGGTGGCAGGAAGATTCAGGATCACCGGCCGGCTCTCGGTGGCGTCCCACAGCTGCGTCACGGCGTCGCAGATCTCCAGCACGTAATCGGGTTCGGTCAGGTTGAACACCTCGGGCGAGAACTGGAACCGGATGTTCGGCATACCCTCGGTCAAGGTGAGCACGTCGAGCGCGCCGTGCAGGATCAGACTGCGCAGCTCGTCGCGGTCCTTGCCCAGCACGGTGTTTCGCCACGTGGGCGCGGTCGCGGTGTACATGTGGATGACGACGTCGTTGCGCATGCCCCGCACCGATTCGACGGTGCGCTCGATCAGGTCGCGGCGGGCCGGGGTGAACACCGCGATGGTGACATCCGGTGGCGCGATGTCGGTTTCGGCCAACAGCCGCACGAAGTCGAAATCGGTCTGGGACGCCGAGGGGTAGCCGACCTCGATCTCCTTGTAGCCGATGGCGACAAGCTGTTCGAAGAATCGGCGTTTGCGATCGGGGTCCATCGGCTCGGCCAGGGCCTGGTTGCCGTCGCGCAGGTCGACGGGCACCCACAGCGGCGCGGCAGCGATTCGGTTACTGGGCCAATCCCGTTGGACCACAGGGATGTCCACCCGATCGAAGACATCGGTGTAACGGTGCCACGGCATGGTTGACGGTTGTTGACGGTTCCAGGAGGTGCTCATGAGTGGTCTGCTCTCGGTCAGGTTTGGAGGTGACCGGTCGCGACAGAGCCCCACGGCAGGGGGCCGGTCGTTTCAGACCCCGCCGCGGCAGCCAAGGAGAAGCACGCGCGTCATGATGGTTAGACTATACACAACTCCTCAGACAAGTAGAGAGGTTCTATGGTTTCGCAGGTATCGCGTCAGCCCCTGGCGGCGCAAGCCGCCCAGCTCCTACTGACGCGCATCAAAGACGGTGAATGGCCACTGGGACAACGCCTTCCCGGCGAAACCACGCTGGCCGCCCAGCTCGGCGTCGGCCGTTCCACCCTGCGTGAGGCCATCCGCGAACTGGCCGGGAAGGGCGTCCTCGACAGCCGTCAGGGCGCCGGCGTCTTCGTCACCGCCCTCGATGCCACCGACGACTGGGACACCGTGCTGCGCAGCGCGAACGTCGCCTCGGTGATCGAGGCCCGCATCGCCATCGAGGCCGAGGGCGCCGCCCTCGCCGCAACCCGGCGCACACCGGCCGATCTGCGCGCCATCCGTCGCACCCTCGCCGCCCGCGGCGTCACCGGCCAGTCGGTCCCCGAACATGTGGATGCGGACATGGCCTTTCACCGGGCCGTGATCGCCGCCGCCCACAATGACGTGCTGACCCAACTGTTCGACGCATTCCTGCCCCGGCTGCGGCTGGCCATGATCGACATGCTGAGAATCCGCCCGATCGCGTCAGAACCGTGCGACCACGCGCTGCATCAGCAACTCGCAGACGCCATCGTCGCGCGCGATCCCGACGCCGCGGCCGCCGCGAGCCGCACCCACCTGAGCGCTTTGAAGGAGTCCTTCACATGACCCCGGTCCTCGAAATCGACAACGTGACCTTCCGCCGCGAAGGCAAGCAGATCATCGACGGCATCTCGCTGACGGTGCGCGAGGGCGAGCACTGGGCGCTGCTCGGCCCCAACGGCGCCGGCAAGAGCACGCTGCTCGGCTTCTGTGGCGCGGTGACGTTCCCGACGACGGGCACGGTGCGGGTCCTGGGCGCACAGATGGGCCGTACCGACCTGGCACCGCTGCGCCGGTCGATCGGCCACGTCAATCCCCGGCACCGGTTGCAGTATCCGCTGACGGTGCGCGAGGTGGTGCTGACCGGAGTCACCGGCACCATCGACATCGCGGCACGCTGGACACCGACCGCAGACGACATCGCGCGTGCCGACGATTTGATCGGCACCGTGGGGCTGACCCACCGCGCCGACGCGGTGTGGCCGACGCTTTCGCAGGGCGAGCGTGGCCGGACCCTGATCGCCCGAGCGCTCATCGCGGAGCCACGGCTGCTGCTGCTCGACGAACCGACCACCGGCCTCGATGTCGCCGCGCGCGAGCAGCTGCTGGAAACCCTTGACGCGCTGGAGCATTCACACCCCGAGATGGCCTCGATCCTGGTGACGCACCACCTCGAGGAGCTGCCGACGTCGACGTCGCACGCGCTGTTGATCTCTGGCGGCCGCACCGTGGCCGTGGGCCCGGCCGTCGAGACCGTGACGACCGACCATGTGACAGAGGCGTTTTCACATCCGGTCGAGGTGGGCTACGACCACGGCCGGTGGTCGGCGCGGGCGAGAGCCGGCCGGGTCATCGCCTAACACACATAGCCGGCCCTGTCCGGTTATTGGCAGTACTACTGCCCAGTACCTTGCCGAGCATCGGTAATTTACGTGCGCGACAGAGTCTTTCGGTTCGCTTGCGACAGTTGTCGGACTAATGGTCTACTGCGAACTAGAACATGTTCTATTAGCTAGCCACAACGGCGTGGACGCGGGAACGTAGTCGGGGAAATCTACGGACACGTGCGGGGTTGCCGCATGCCCTTCGCCGGCACTGTCCACGCGTCACCTGTTTCGGATTCGACTCCACCGCGCGGACAGCGAAAGGGCTTCGATGACCTCAACGACGGAAGTGACGAGCATCGGCCGGGCCGGCGACGCGTTCCCGCCGTACCCCTACAGCTGGTATGCGGTGGCGTTCGCCCACGAACTCAAGCCCGGGACGGTGCTGACGCGGCGCTTCCTCGACGGCGAGATCATCGTCTTCCAGACCGCCTCCGGCGAGTTGTCCGCTGCCGAGCCCTACTGCCCTCATCTGGGCGCGCATATCGGAAAACGGGGCTGGGTCGACGGCGAGGCCGTCGTGTGCCCGTTCCACGAGTTCAAATTCGCACCGTCGGGCACCTGCATCTCGACCCCGACCGGGGAGCCGCCCCGCGGCGCGGCACTCAAGACCCTGCCCATCCGCAATCACCTGGGCATGATCATGGTCTACCACGGTCCACCCGGGCAGCAGCCGGCGTTCGAGCTCGACCTGCCGACGGCCGATCCGGACTGGCACCCGATCGCCACCAAGAAACTGCATTTCAAGACCCATCCGCAAGAGGTCAACGAAAACGGTTTGGACCACGCGCATTTCGCGACCATCCACAAATTCCGTGACTTCGTCGTGCCCAAGCCGATGGAGATCGACGGTGCCCGGATCTATACCGAATACGGTGGCACCAAACCCATTCCGGTGATCGGCGGCATCAGCTTCCACTTCAAATCGGTTCTGGTCGGTCTCGGCTTCTCCCTGGTGGAGATCGCCATCCAGGGCGGGCTGACCGTCCGGCAGATGGTGCTGCCCACCCCCGTCGCCGAGCGCAACGTCGACATCTACATCGGCATCGCCGCGAAAAGGCATGTGCGCAACCGGCTCGTGCGTGCGTTGCTGGGGCCGATCGAGCGACTGGCGGGCTGGATCGTGCTCCAGGTCGTCGCTTATGAGGTTCAGCGCGACCAGCTGATCTGGGACGACAAGGTGTACCTCGAGCATCCCAAACTGACACCTGGTGACGGGCCGATCGGCAAGTACCGCCACTGGGTACGGCAGTTCTACACGCCGGCGGCATGAGCACGGCGATGCCCCGCGCCGAGCGGGTCAGCGGGATGGATGCCTGGCAGCTCTATCAGGAGACCGGGCTGCAGGTCGGTAACGGCATGTCACTGATTCTCGTCGACCGCAGTTCGGTGGCCGGAAACCTGCGGGACTACGTGGTGTCGGCCCTGGACAACCGGATCCACCTCATGCCCGCGTACCGCAAGGTGCTCTACGACCCATGGTTCAACCTCGACCGGCCCCTGTTGGTGGCCCGGCCGCAGATCGACGTGGCGGCGCACGTGACAGCCCTGCCGATGCCCGAACCCGGCGGCGCGGTCGGTGCGGCCAAGGCCTTGGCCGCGGTCCGCGCCATGCACCTGGATCGGCGGGAACCCTTGTGGCACATGTACGTTCTCGAAGACGATGACACCGAGCACGCGTACCTGATCTCGGTGGTGCATCACCTCCTTGTCGACGGCGACTCGGCAATCGAGGTCACCGGCTGCTTGATGACCCCGGGTGATCTGAGCATCCGGCCGGCCAAGGCCGTTCCCGAGTCGTCGACGTTCCCGGCGCGGCCGACGGCGATCGTGCGCGACGCCGCCGCGCGCAAGGCGCAGCGCCTGCGGCGACTCCCCCGGCTCGTGGCCACCTCGGTGCGGGTCCTGCGCGGCAAGTGGGCCGCCCGCCACCTCGATGTGAAAGCCCCTCGCACGCCACTGAACTGCTCACTGTCGGGTGCCTCGACCGCCGCCGTGGCCGTCCTGCCGCTCGAGGATCTGCAGGCGGTGGCCCAGCGGTTCTCGGTCACCATCAACCACATCCTGCTCAGCTGTGTGGGCGCGGCCCTGGACGGCGTGCTGCACCGGCAGGGGCGGCGTCCACGGCAGTCGTTGGTTGCGGCCGTCCCATATGCGATGCGCAGTGCCGACACCTCCGATTACGTCACCGACGGCGTCGGCACCACCACGGTGCTGCGGGTCAACCTCAACACGACGGAGGCCGACCCGGTGCGGCGCCTGCTCGCCGTCGCCGATCACGCGCGGGCGGTCAAAGCCGTGCAGGAACAGCGCGGGGTCAACCTCTTTCGGCAGTGGAACGAGTACGCACCGGGCCGCGCGGTCAACCTGTTGTTCCGCACCATCGAGCGGTTCAGTCTGGCCGAACGGATCTCGTGGCCCTGCAACGTCATCGTGTCCAACGCCAGCGGTATCGCGGTCGATGATCCGGTGTTCCTCAACCTGCCGGCCCTGCGCTTCCATCCGGCCGGGCCGCTTTACCACGGCATGGGCCCGAGCGTCATCGCGATGTCCTGGAACAACAACCTGTGCCTTTCGGTGACAGCGGACTCCCGGCACGTCTCCGACGCCGCTGCCATCACCAAAGGCATCGAGTCCGAGCTCGCGACCCTACTGGCCGCGGCGCGTTAGGGTTTCGTGTTCACCCTGCGGTTCGACATGCGGGCCCCGACCGGTGGCGCGCCGGCGTCGTCGCTGTATCCCGCCGCGCTCGACATGGCCGCGTGGGCCGAACCGCGCGGCCTGATCCTGCTGGTGGTGTCCGAGCATCACGCCGCCGAAGACGGGTACCTGCCCAGCCCGTTGCCGATGGCCGCGGCACTGGCCGCCCGCACCACATCGGTGCCCATCGCGGTGAGTGCCCTCATCCTGCCGTTGTAAAACCCGGTGCGGCTGGCCGAGGACATCGGCGTGCTGGATCATCTCAGCGGCGGACGGATCTCCTACACCTTGGGCGTCGGCTACCGGCCCGAGGAGTTCGAGTCACTCGGCGTGGACTATCACCGCCGCGGCGAATTGGCCGAGGAGCATCTGACGGTGTTGCTGAAAGCCCTTGACGGCGCACCGTTTGTGGACAACGAACGCGGCGTACTGGTCCGTCCCGCACCGGAGCGCAAGGTGCGCCTGTCGTATGGCGGGGGCACCCCGCGGGCCGCACGGCGCGCCGCACGCTTCGGGTTGGGGTTCAACGCGCAGAACAACCTGCCGGAGCTGGTGGATGCCTACTACGACGAATGCGCCAGGCAGGGCCGCGTTCCCGGCCGCATGCAGCAACCACGACCCGGGTTTCCGACGACGGTCTTCGTGGCCGACGACGTCGACCGCGCCTGGGACGAGATCGGCCCGTACCTGCTCCACGACGCCATGACGTACGCCGACGGCCATCACGACCCGCACATCGTCAGCCTGTCGACCGCGCAGACCATCGACGCGCTGCGTGCCGAAAACGGCAGCCACCGCATCTATTCGGTGGACCAGGCGATCGAGGCCATCGCCCGGGACGGCGTCCTGTCCCTGCACCCGCTCTGCGGTGGTCTACCGCCCGAACTCGCCTGGCCATATCTGCACCGTGTCGTGGACGAGGTCATGCCCGCCGTACCGCGTTAGAAGCGCACACCGGTCAGCGATTCCGCGCAATCCCAAAGTCGCTGCGCGACAAGTGGGTCACGGGCGGCGGCGGCCAACTCGACCTTGACCGGTGCACCCGTCATCTGCAGGCGACCGCCCGGGCCGTAGAAGTCACCGGCGGCGGCGCCGGAGTCGGTCGCCGCACGCAACACCGGCAGGGCTCCGGCGTCCGCATCCTGCACGAACCATGACGTCGAGAACCGCAGTCGCGGGTGATACGCCAGCTGCTGCCAGCCCTGGTCCCGAAGAATCGCGGTACGGGCGCTGCCGGGATGCGCGGCCACACACATGGCCTGGTGCCGCCGGTTGTACTCGGACATGAACAGCAGTTGCGCCAGTTTCGAATTGGCGTACGCCTTGGCGCTGCGGAACTTCCTGCGGCTCTGCAGATCCTCGAAGTCGATGAGGCCACGGCGGTGCGTCAGGCTGCTCACCATCACGATGCGCGCGGCCCGGTCGTGCAGCAGACCCGTGAGGGCGAAATGCCCGAGGAAGTTCACCCCGAAATCCCCCTCGAAACCGTCCCTGGTCTCGGTGCGCACAGGATGCATGACGCCGGCGTTGTTGATCAGCAGGTCGATTCTGCGGTGCCGCGCACGAAGACCCTCGGCGCAGCGCCGTACCGAGGCCAGGTCCGCCAGGTCCAATTCCGCGAATTCGGTTGTCGCGTCGGGTAGTGCGGCCTGCACCTGCCGAGCGGCGTCGGCATTGCGGCACGCGAGCACCACAGTCGCCCCGAGCCCGGCCAGACCCCTGACGACCTCGACGCCGATACCGCTGTTCGCTCCGGTGACCACCGCGACGCGTCCGTCCTGACGGCTTGCGTCGGACAGGGTCCAAGGTGTGCTCGTCATGTCCGTTGCAGCGTAGCCGCCACTACCTCACTGGGTGGCGAACTCGCGGGCCTGGAGATACGCCCGCCAGCCGCCGAATTCCGAGATGTCGGGCGCCGCGATGGCGGCCTCGTCGGCGCACACGAAGCCGGTCTCCCAAGTCCCGTCGTCGAGTTCCACCGCCGCCAGGCCCATCGGCGTCGGGAGGGCGGCCAGGAACGTCCCGAGCGCGGCCGGCGAGAGCGACCAGCACTCCACCTCGAAGGCCCGCCCGCCATGGGGCAGCCGCACCAGCGCGGGCTTGCCCGACGGTAGCGCCGTCATCCGGTAGCGCTCGGCCGTGCGCGCCGGCCCGTCCCACCGCGCCCCGAGATCGTGGAGCTGACCGGCCAGCGGCTGATCACGCAGATGCGCTCCGGCCACGACCAGCGTCAGCACCCCGGCGCCCGCGCGCTCCGGCCAGGACGCCGCCGCGCTGCGCTCACCGCCGCCTAGCCGGGCCGCGATGTCCGCGACCACCGCGTCATCGAAGGCTCGCCCCAAGACCGTGACGCCGAATTGTGCTGTGGTGCCGTCGGCTTCGGCGACCTCGCCCGCCGGAACCGCGACGCCGCACATGTCGAAGAGATTGCAGAAGTTGGTATACGTGCCGATCCGGGCATTGACCCCGACCGGGTCGGCCGCCACCTCGGCGAGCGTCGGATGCAGTGGAGCAGTGGGGACGAGCAGCGCGTCGCACTCCTCCAATGCCCGGAATGCCCGCTCCCGCAGGCGGTCCAGCTCACGACGGTCACGCAACAGCCCGGTCGCGGTGTGGGTGCCACCGGCGGTGATGATGGCCGCGACCGTCGGGTCCAGACCGGCGTCGGCACCGGCACCACTTATGAAATCCCCCACCGCCTCCGTGCGCTCGGCGACCAGCGCCCCGTCGTACAGCAGCCGGGCGGCAGCCAGGAAGTCCGTCAGATCGATGGGGACGATGCGCATCCCGGCATCCCGGGCGGCATCGACGGCGCGCTGGAACGCGGCATCCCAGCCGGGCGCCATCGCGGGCAATTCGGCGGGCACCGCCAGCACCGGCTCGGCCGGGGCGGCCAAGCGCGTCGACGCGGGCCACGGCCGCTGCGTCGTGGTCGCCATCACGGCCATGGCGCTCTCCGCCGTGGCCAGGTCACGCGCCAGGATCGTCACGCAGTCATAGCTCGGGCAGGCCGGGACGACGCCTGCCGTCGACACCAGCCCGATGGTGCCCTTGATCCCGACGAGGCCCTGGTACGCCGCCGGTACCCGGCCGGATCCGGCAGTGTCCGTGGCGATTCCGATGTCGGCCGCACCGATGGCCACCGCGACGGCCGAGCCCGACGACGAGCCGCCCGATATCCGGTCCGGGCGCCGCGCGTCACGCACCGCGCCGTAGGGACTACGGGTGCCGACGAGCCCGGTGGCGAACTGATCCAGATTGGTCTTGCCGATCACGACCGCGCCGGCCGCCCGCAGCGCGGCCACCACCGGCGCGTCGGCATCCGGGGTGTAGGCGTAGCCCGGGCACGCCGCCGTGGTCGGCAGACCCGCGACGTCGACGTTGTCCTTGACCGCCAGCAGCTGACCGGCCAGCGGTCCCTGCGCCTGTGCGACCTCGCGGCGCACGGTGTCCTCGTCCCGGACGGTGATGAAGGCCTCCGGTCGCTGTGCGATGGCCGCGTAGGCGGCGCTGATCCGGTCCGTCATGCGACTTCCTGTCCTGTTGTGGCGCAGGGCTTCTTGCGTGCGCCGATCTCACCGCTGGCCTCCCAGCGGGCCCGCTCCTCGTTGCGGGCGGCCGTCATACGCTGTCGTACCGCGGCGATGTCGTCGGCTTCGCTCGAGAGGAAGTTCAGGTAGTCCGCGATGCGGAACTCGCCGTCGGTGATGTCGACCGTCCCGCGTCCGGCGGCGACGTCGGCCCGCAGATCGGTCAGTTCCTCCGACGACACCGGGTACCACGACACCTGGTCGAAGAATCGCAGCAGCCACGGCTGTTCCGGCTCGAAACCCGGTGCGGACAACGGGAACCGGTGGTTCCACACCTGGGTGGTGCGGCCCATCAACTGGTAGCCGCCCGGGCCTTCCATACCGTAGATGCAGAGGTAGGCACCGCCGATCCCGACCGCGTTCTCCGGCGTCCAGGTGCGGGCCGGGTTGTACTTGGTGGTGACCACCCGGTGGCGGGGATCGACCGGGGTGGCGACGGGCGCACCGAGGTAGACGTCCCCCAGACCGAGCACGAGATAACTTGCCGCATGGACGATGTCGAACACCTCCTGCTGCGACTCGAGGCCGTTCATCCGCCGGATGAACTCGATGTTGCTCGGGCACCACGGCGCGTCGTCGCGCACACCGTTGCGGTACCGGTCGATGGCGAGCCGGATGGTCGGGTCATCCCAACTCAATGGCAGCCGCACCGAGCGGCTCGGCAGCACCAGTTGGTCGACGGGCCCGAGCGCGGACTCGAGGTCGAGCACGAAGGCCGTCATCGCCTGGTGATCGGTGAGCGCGGCGTCGAATTTG
Proteins encoded in this region:
- a CDS encoding oxidoreductase, translating into MTSTPWTLSDASRQDGRVAVVTGANSGIGVEVVRGLAGLGATVVLACRNADAARQVQAALPDATTEFAELDLADLASVRRCAEGLRARHRRIDLLINNAGVMHPVRTETRDGFEGDFGVNFLGHFALTGLLHDRAARIVMVSSLTHRRGLIDFEDLQSRRKFRSAKAYANSKLAQLLFMSEYNRRHQAMCVAAHPGSARTAILRDQGWQQLAYHPRLRFSTSWFVQDADAGALPVLRAATDSGAAAGDFYGPGGRLQMTGAPVKVELAAAARDPLVAQRLWDCAESLTGVRF
- a CDS encoding 2-isopropylmalate synthase, with protein sequence MSTSWNRQQPSTMPWHRYTDVFDRVDIPVVQRDWPSNRIAAAPLWVPVDLRDGNQALAEPMDPDRKRRFFEQLVAIGYKEIEVGYPSASQTDFDFVRLLAETDIAPPDVTIAVFTPARRDLIERTVESVRGMRNDVVIHMYTATAPTWRNTVLGKDRDELRSLILHGALDVLTLTEGMPNIRFQFSPEVFNLTEPDYVLEICDAVTQLWDATESRPVILNLPATVEVATPNVYADQIEYMHRNLARRDAVILSVHPHNDRGTGVACAELAVLAGAQRVEGCVFGNGERTGNVDIATLALNLYAQGVDPMIDFSDIDAIARTVSHCTRMPIHERHPYVGDLVHTAFSGTHQDAIKKGLAEHRARAAAENRDQHEIDWRVPYLPIDPADIGRSYDAVIRVNSQSGKGGIAYLLHTGYGLDLPRRLQIDFARHVQAHADGSGAEVTATELYDLFEATYLGCGGPVELKDWHVSSDDTTEITVTVNGIARTSTHRGVGPVEALTQALADVDRPVEVLSLTQQSIGATAVTYLEHRGGWSCGRSDSVLTASLAAVIRAANAL
- a CDS encoding ABC transporter ATP-binding protein, which codes for MTPVLEIDNVTFRREGKQIIDGISLTVREGEHWALLGPNGAGKSTLLGFCGAVTFPTTGTVRVLGAQMGRTDLAPLRRSIGHVNPRHRLQYPLTVREVVLTGVTGTIDIAARWTPTADDIARADDLIGTVGLTHRADAVWPTLSQGERGRTLIARALIAEPRLLLLDEPTTGLDVAAREQLLETLDALEHSHPEMASILVTHHLEELPTSTSHALLISGGRTVAVGPAVETVTTDHVTEAFSHPVEVGYDHGRWSARARAGRVIA
- a CDS encoding FadR/GntR family transcriptional regulator, producing MVSQVSRQPLAAQAAQLLLTRIKDGEWPLGQRLPGETTLAAQLGVGRSTLREAIRELAGKGVLDSRQGAGVFVTALDATDDWDTVLRSANVASVIEARIAIEAEGAALAATRRTPADLRAIRRTLAARGVTGQSVPEHVDADMAFHRAVIAAAHNDVLTQLFDAFLPRLRLAMIDMLRIRPIASEPCDHALHQQLADAIVARDPDAAAAASRTHLSALKESFT
- a CDS encoding Rieske 2Fe-2S domain-containing protein, producing MTSTTEVTSIGRAGDAFPPYPYSWYAVAFAHELKPGTVLTRRFLDGEIIVFQTASGELSAAEPYCPHLGAHIGKRGWVDGEAVVCPFHEFKFAPSGTCISTPTGEPPRGAALKTLPIRNHLGMIMVYHGPPGQQPAFELDLPTADPDWHPIATKKLHFKTHPQEVNENGLDHAHFATIHKFRDFVVPKPMEIDGARIYTEYGGTKPIPVIGGISFHFKSVLVGLGFSLVEIAIQGGLTVRQMVLPTPVAERNVDIYIGIAAKRHVRNRLVRALLGPIERLAGWIVLQVVAYEVQRDQLIWDDKVYLEHPKLTPGDGPIGKYRHWVRQFYTPAA
- the atzF gene encoding allophanate hydrolase; translation: MTDRISAAYAAIAQRPEAFITVRDEDTVRREVAQAQGPLAGQLLAVKDNVDVAGLPTTAACPGYAYTPDADAPVVAALRAAGAVVIGKTNLDQFATGLVGTRSPYGAVRDARRPDRISGGSSSGSAVAVAIGAADIGIATDTAGSGRVPAAYQGLVGIKGTIGLVSTAGVVPACPSYDCVTILARDLATAESAMAVMATTTQRPWPASTRLAAPAEPVLAVPAELPAMAPGWDAAFQRAVDAARDAGMRIVPIDLTDFLAAARLLYDGALVAERTEAVGDFISGAGADAGLDPTVAAIITAGGTHTATGLLRDRRELDRLRERAFRALEECDALLVPTAPLHPTLAEVAADPVGVNARIGTYTNFCNLFDMCGVAVPAGEVAEADGTTAQFGVTVLGRAFDDAVVADIAARLGGGERSAAASWPERAGAGVLTLVVAGAHLRDQPLAGQLHDLGARWDGPARTAERYRMTALPSGKPALVRLPHGGRAFEVECWSLSPAALGTFLAALPTPMGLAAVELDDGTWETGFVCADEAAIAAPDISEFGGWRAYLQAREFATQ
- a CDS encoding wax ester/triacylglycerol synthase domain-containing protein, giving the protein MSTAMPRAERVSGMDAWQLYQETGLQVGNGMSLILVDRSSVAGNLRDYVVSALDNRIHLMPAYRKVLYDPWFNLDRPLLVARPQIDVAAHVTALPMPEPGGAVGAAKALAAVRAMHLDRREPLWHMYVLEDDDTEHAYLISVVHHLLVDGDSAIEVTGCLMTPGDLSIRPAKAVPESSTFPARPTAIVRDAAARKAQRLRRLPRLVATSVRVLRGKWAARHLDVKAPRTPLNCSLSGASTAAVAVLPLEDLQAVAQRFSVTINHILLSCVGAALDGVLHRQGRRPRQSLVAAVPYAMRSADTSDYVTDGVGTTTVLRVNLNTTEADPVRRLLAVADHARAVKAVQEQRGVNLFRQWNEYAPGRAVNLLFRTIERFSLAERISWPCNVIVSNASGIAVDDPVFLNLPALRFHPAGPLYHGMGPSVIAMSWNNNLCLSVTADSRHVSDAAAITKGIESELATLLAAAR